One part of the Microbacterium aurugineum genome encodes these proteins:
- a CDS encoding carbohydrate ABC transporter permease, whose amino-acid sequence MTTRRRSPSRPRPAATVGRVLLIAVALLVAIGPVLYGFILSVRPYSSIVQEPLNLIPSFDELDFSGYTTAMLDPDQGGFGLGRFVINSLLVGLGTVVLSVLVSILGAYAAARLRYRGRRGMNAIILAVYLFPGIVLSVPLFVLLARAGLTGSLVGLFLVYVATTVPVSIYMLRNYFQALPESVEEAAIVDGASLPQMLRSVVLPIALPGVVATSIYVFMIAWNEYFYALLFLVRDRSQWTAPLGISQLADFNVPVTVLLSGSIAVTIPIVILFFLAQRYLVEGLTAGAEK is encoded by the coding sequence ATGACCACCCGCCGTCGCTCGCCGTCGCGTCCGCGGCCCGCCGCAACCGTCGGTCGTGTACTCCTCATCGCCGTCGCGCTCCTCGTCGCGATCGGCCCGGTTCTCTACGGTTTCATCCTGTCGGTCCGGCCATACTCGTCGATCGTGCAGGAGCCGCTCAACCTGATCCCGTCCTTCGACGAGCTCGACTTCTCCGGCTACACCACCGCGATGCTCGATCCGGATCAGGGCGGATTCGGCCTGGGGCGATTCGTGATCAACTCCTTGCTCGTCGGGCTTGGGACGGTGGTGCTCTCCGTGCTCGTGTCAATCCTCGGCGCCTACGCAGCAGCCCGCTTGCGGTACCGGGGACGACGCGGGATGAACGCGATCATCCTCGCGGTGTACCTGTTCCCCGGCATCGTGTTGTCCGTACCGCTCTTCGTGCTGCTCGCCAGAGCCGGGCTGACCGGCTCGCTGGTGGGCCTATTCCTCGTCTACGTTGCCACCACCGTCCCGGTATCGATCTACATGTTGCGCAACTATTTCCAGGCGCTCCCCGAAAGCGTGGAGGAGGCCGCGATCGTCGACGGCGCCTCGCTTCCGCAGATGTTGCGGAGCGTCGTGCTGCCGATCGCCCTGCCCGGAGTGGTCGCAACCTCGATCTACGTCTTCATGATCGCCTGGAACGAGTACTTCTACGCTCTGCTCTTCCTCGTTCGCGACCGCTCGCAATGGACGGCGCCGCTCGGAATCTCACAGCTGGCGGACTTCAACGTGCCGGTCACCGTGCTGCTGTCGGGTTCCATCGCCGTCACCATCCCCATTGTCATCCTCTTCTTCCTCGCGCAGCGCTACCTCGTCGAGGGACTGACGGCAGGAGCCGAGAAATGA
- a CDS encoding carbohydrate ABC transporter permease, which translates to MSTAPLRHRRERPRRSRRDDRNGLLLTTPTFLVILLASIIPLLLVIVFAFSEIRLVDIPRLGTEPIEWTLDNFRRALANPSFWQALGTTLLYSTLTMVGSVGVGLALALALRRPFRGRGIVRALLLVPYVLPLIAAVTIWQTMLNPQYGLVNAFGREVLGWEQAVGFLNTSTAQVFGVSVPVSLLVVVAFEIWTSAPLAFLFLTARLQGVSPSIEEAAALDGAKPRQILWSIVMPQLKGVILLLCLLRFIWTFQSFSEVYLLTEGAGGTQLMALKVYTELVTRADIGSASAYGLLMSVVLIALLTVYVIATRRKVDTE; encoded by the coding sequence GTGAGCACGGCACCTCTCCGTCACCGTCGGGAGCGGCCCCGCCGCTCCCGACGGGACGACCGCAATGGACTCCTGCTCACGACCCCGACCTTCCTCGTCATCCTGCTCGCGTCGATCATCCCGCTGCTGCTGGTGATCGTCTTCGCCTTCAGCGAGATCCGACTCGTCGACATCCCGCGCCTGGGTACGGAACCGATCGAGTGGACTCTCGACAACTTCCGTCGCGCGCTCGCCAACCCCTCATTCTGGCAAGCGTTGGGCACCACTCTGCTCTACTCGACCCTCACCATGGTGGGCTCGGTCGGGGTCGGCCTGGCGCTCGCCCTCGCCCTCCGTCGGCCTTTCCGCGGCCGCGGCATCGTCCGGGCACTGCTGCTGGTTCCGTACGTCCTCCCCCTCATCGCCGCCGTCACCATCTGGCAGACGATGCTGAACCCGCAGTACGGGCTCGTGAACGCCTTCGGCCGGGAGGTGCTCGGCTGGGAGCAGGCCGTAGGTTTCCTCAACACCTCGACCGCACAGGTCTTCGGAGTCTCGGTGCCGGTGTCACTTCTGGTCGTCGTGGCCTTCGAGATCTGGACCTCCGCGCCGCTCGCATTCCTCTTCCTCACGGCGCGGTTGCAAGGGGTCTCGCCCAGCATCGAAGAGGCGGCCGCGCTCGACGGCGCGAAGCCGCGGCAGATTCTGTGGAGCATCGTGATGCCGCAACTCAAGGGCGTCATCCTACTGCTGTGTCTGCTGCGCTTCATCTGGACCTTCCAGAGCTTCAGCGAGGTGTACCTGCTGACTGAAGGCGCCGGCGGCACTCAGCTGATGGCCCTCAAGGTCTATACGGAGCTCGTCACGCGCGCCGACATCGGCAGCGCCTCCGCATACGGACTGCTGATGTCCGTCGTGCTCATCGCGCTCCTCACCGTGTACGTCATCGCCACGCGCAGAAAGGTCGATACCGAATGA